TCGACATATTTATGGTGAGAAAAAATACAGCGAGGAACTTAAAAAGTTTACAGTTAATACTTTTAAAAAGAACAGTATTATTCAGGAATTTTTGGCCAAAGATGATCTTAAGAGTAGTCCTCCGATTGGATTTTTTAATCAAATTAAGCCCCAAAAAGATAAGGAGTCTAATTATACGTTGGATTTAAAAAAGTCAGCCTGCGTCCACATTGTTGACTGTGTCAGGATTTTTTCTTTAAGAGAAGGAGTCTTACAAACAAATACTCACGATAGAATAAATTTGCTGCGAATGAAGAATGTATTTTCTCTAAAAGATGCAGAATCCATCAAATCAGCTTATGAAGTACTAATGATGTTAAGGATAAAAAACAGTATAAACAAAATTAAAAAAGGGAAACAGCCAGACAATAAGATTATTTTAAAGAAACTTACCAAAAAAGAAAGAGAATCATTAAAGGAAGCTTTAACGGCTGCTAAAATGGCTCAGAACTTAATAAGCTATGCTTTTTTGAATAAGTAATGATGAATTAAAAACAAAACTTTGTTCATATGACTTTTTGCAGTAGAGTCAATAATAGGTAATCAATGGTTATTAAGTTTCGATTTTTTTAAATACAGACCTTCCTATAACAAGCAAAATTGTTATTAAGGCCAGCAAAATAAAAAGGTCAAATAGATTCAAAAATCCAGCTTCAACATTCATAGTAGCCCGAAGAAGATTAACCCCATAAGTCATTGGGTTGAAACTAGTTAAAGTTGCTACGAATGGTGGAAGGTTTTCGATAGGAAATATAGCTCCCGACAAAAAGAACATTGGCAAGATTAGAAAATTCATTACTGTAGGAAAAGCTTCCATGTCATCGACTTTTGCAGCGATAACAGTGCCAAGTAAAGAGAAAAGCATAGCAATAACTAGCATTACAGCAATAAATAAAGGTACAACGCCTATGTGCCCTAATCTATACCCCATTACTATACTGCTTAAAGCGAAAACGATTAATCCTTGAAGCATGGCGGTGATAGCTCCTCCAAGACAGCGTCCTATTAATAGACCTACCCTTGAAGCTGGAGCTACCAGAGTTTCTTTCAAAAAGCCGAATTTCTTATCCCAAATAATAGACATACCGTTCATCATTGAGCCGAAAAGAAGAGACATACCTATAATACCTGGGGTTAGGTACTGAATATAATCGATGTCACCGGCCTGCTCAAAAACCGGTCCAAAGCCAAGGCCTAATGCAAGTAAAAATAAAGTTGGTTGTGCTATTGAACCCAAAACTCTTGGTCTGGAGCGGTAAAATAATTTCATCTGTCTAAGTGCCATCATATATATGACTTCCACAGATTAATCCCCCTCTAAACTAAGTGTGATTTTCCTAAAATTGGTATCTTAATATCTTAACTCATAACCTGTGATTTCAAGAAAAGCTCTTTCAAGTGAACCTGTATTAGTTTTTTGCTTTATTTCATCTGTAGTACCTTCTGCAAAAATTTTACCGTTATCTATTATAGCAATGTTACGAGCTACCTTTTCTGCTTCTTCAAGGTTATGGCTGGTCAGAAAAATCGTAATTTTGTAATCTTTGTTAACTTCTTCTATGTGGTTCCAGAGAAAAAAGCGAGTTTGGGCGTCTAAACCTGTAGTAGGTTCATCTAAAATCAGGATTTTTGGGAAATGTAAAAGCCCTCGTATAATTTCAATTCTTCTTTTCATACCACCGGAAAAAGTTTTTATCTGACTATCTTTTCGGTCCCATAAACCTACGTTATTTAACATATTTTCTATTCTGTCTTTTCTTTCGTTTTTTGGTACACCATAAAGTACACAGTGATAATAAAGATTTTCGTAAGCCGTTAGTTCACTGTCTAGAGTATGTTCTTGAAAAACCACTCCGATGGCTTCCCTGATTTTGTGTTCGTCCTTTTCTATATCATAACCATTAACTTTTACTTCCCCGGAAGTAGGGCGAAGTACTGTAGTCAAAATTTTTATCGCTGTGCTTTTTCCTGCACCGTTTGGACCTAGAAAAGCAAATATATCTCCTTCTGGAACATTAAAAGAGATATCATTAACTGCTGTTAAACCATTAAATTTTTTCGTTAAATTATTAACTTCAATTACCTGATTTTGATTTTCCAATTTGTTTCCTCCTATAGTTTTTGAGAACCTAATTGATTACTTATCTTGTTTAAAAGTATCGTAATTTTTTCATTTTCTTTGTTTGAAAGTCCTGTCTTCATTAGATACTTCTTTAATAATGTATCCTTTTTCTTCTAATTTTAGTGCCTCCCTGTTTGATGCCGCTTTGACCTGTCTGATAATTTTAAATTGAATTAGTTGACGTGTCAACTAATTCTAAAACTGCATTTACTTGAGTCAAATATATAATATTTATCTCAATTATGTGTTAGAGTATTCACAAATAAAATGAGGTTGTGTTATAATTACTTTGTGCTTTTTGCGGTGTTCTGATAGCTTTTGTAGACTAAAACATAAGGAGGTGAAACAGTATTCATGGAAACTGAAAAAGAGGTAGAAATGAGAACAGAAAAAGATGCATTTGGTGAAAAGAAAATTACGTCAGAAGCATATTATGGGATCCAAACAGTGCGTGCTAAAGAAAACTTTCCTATTACTGGTCACAAAATAAATCCTGAACTAATCAAATCTTTAGGTATGGTCAAATGGGCCTCCGCCAAAGCAAATATGGAAAGAGGTAAATTATCCAAAAAGCTAGGTCAGGCTATTAAGCAAGCAAGTAAAGAGATGATGTCTGGAAAATTTGATGACCAATTCATTATTGATGTAATCCATGGTGGAGCTGGCACCCCTGTTAATATGAATGCTAATGAAATAATTGCAAACAGGGCTTTAGAATTAATTGGAGAAAAGAAAGGCTCTTATAATATTATTTCTCCAAATACTCACGTTAATATGTCCCAATCTACTAATGATGTAATACCAACTGCATTTAATATTGCATTAGTTAATTTAGGTAAAAAATTAATAGCAAATCTTGATGATCTTCATGAAGCTTTATTTGATAAAGAAAAGGAATTTGATGATGTTCTAAAGACTGGTCGAACTCATCTACAAGATGCTGTGCCGATTAGATTAGGACAAGAGTTCGGAGCTTATACAAGGTTTGTATCTAGAGATATCAGAAGAATAGACAAGGCGCTAAAAGAGCTAAAATATATTAACCTTGGTGCTACTGCAGTTGGGACAGGCCTTAATGCAGATCTTATGTATATTGAAGAGGCTAGAGACCAGCTAAACTATATCAGTGGGTGGGAGCTTGAGATCAGTGAGCATTTAGTAGATGCTACCCAAAACATGGATGATTACGTTAACTTGTCAGGTGCACTAAAAACCTGTGCTGTTAATCTATCCAAAATGTGTAATGATATTAGATTAATGGCTTCTGGGCCAAAATGTGGATTGATGGAAATTAAGCTTCCCGCAGTTCAAGCAGGATCTTCAATTATGCCTGGAAAGGTGAATCCTGTCATACCGGAAGTAATAAACCAAATTTCTTTTCAGGTTATTGGCAATGATCAGTCAATCTCAATGGCAGCTGAAGCTGGTCAGCTTGAATTAAATGTAATGACTTCAGTATTATTTCACAATTTATTTGAGTCTTTAGAAAGCTTGACTAATGGTGTAGAAGTTTTAACTGAAAAATGCATTACCAAGATTAAAGCTAACAAAGAACGCTGTTATGAGCTTGTAGAAAGAAGTATTGGTATAATTACTGCACTTAATCCTCATATAGGTTATGAAAACGCTTCAGAAGTAGCTTTTGAATCTTTAGAAACTGGTAAGGGTGTAAGAGAAATAGTTTTAGAAAAGGGTTTACTTCCAGAGGAGAAGATAAATAAAATACTTCATCCTCAGGAAATGACTGAACCCGGGATAGCTGGTGATATAGATGATGATGGAACGTCTAACCTTTATTTTGGGAAGAAATAATATATTTACTAAACGTGAGAGGAGGAGATCAAGCGATGTTATGGGCACAGTTAGTTATGGCACTTACATTGATTCTAATGATTAGCGGAAAGACCCCTTTATACATCACTGCGATTGTAGGTGCAACTGTATCAGGGATAGTAGCGGGTTTTCCTATTACAGGTGACGAAGGCACAACGATAGTTTCAATGGTTAATGATGGACTAAACCCTGTAATAGCTGATATGGCCGGGGTGTTATTATTTATAGGAATTATGGAGAAAGCTGGATTTTTGGATGCTATAATCAAAAAGATCATCTATGTAGGTCGGAAATTAGGTGGAGGGCCTGGTGTATGTACTGCAGGAGGTATTGCAGCAGGAGTGATCGGAGCACTAACTGGATTTACTCAGCCTGCAATAACAGCGTCAGTAACTGGACCTGCAGCCACAAAACTAGGTGTAGATGCTAATAAAGTTGCTGGTGTTCAAGCACATGCAGGACATTTGGGTAACTTTGGAGGCTTTACCCATCCAACCCAGGTCGCTGTTATAGCTACTGCAGGTATCGGTTTTGGTATGATAAATTTAATTGGAACGCTAACAGCTCTTTCGGTATTTGCAATTAGTTACTTGAGACTAAAAAGAGAAGAAGTAAGCAAAAGAATTGAACTATCTAAAGAAAAAATTGATGAAATTGCTGCTTCTTTAGAAGATAGTGAAGTGGACTCTTTCGGTAAGGCCATTTTCCCCTTTATAGTTCTAGTTGTTGGATTTGCCATGGGGTATCCTGTCTTTATAGTAGGTATCCTATGTTCACTGTTAGTTGCATTTCTTGGAGGAATATCTCTATTTGATGGTGAAAAAGCAATGTTAGAGGGTGCTAAAAGAGTAGCTACCCCTCTTGTTGCAACAATTGGTTTCTTGTTTATGTCATCTGTTATCGAGAATATTGGACTGCCAGATTTATTATCAGTTTGGTTTGATCCTGTCTTAAGTGTGGCTCCAATTCAAACAATGTTTATTGTGTCTGCTCTAGCAGGATTTGTAACCCAGTCGAAGGGAGCTTCTGCTGCAATAGTAGTTCCATTTTTGGGAATAGTATTAAATACAGGTGTTGATCCGCTAACTGCAGCAGCTGCTGCAGCAGGCCCTGCCGCGTTAATGCAGTACTTTTTAACTGGTGGGCCGGTAGCTGCACTAGCAACGGCGATTCCTGTAGTTCCAGGCTCAGAACTAAAGCCTGCAAACAAGTTCCAGAGACCATCAATATTAGGAGGTCTTGCAGTATTGTTTGTAATTACTCTTTTGATGGGAATAATATTATAATGTAACTAAACAAGTCAGCCCCATACTTTGATGATTTTGGGGCTGACTTTATTTAACAGTAGTAACAGGAGGAATTGTGGATGAAAGTAGGATTTAGTGATGCTAGTAAAGGTAAAATAGGTTTATTGGGTCATGCTGGAGTTGGTCATAGTCATAGCCATAAGGGCTTAGTACAGGATGACTCAGGCGGGCTTGCTGTACTGCTTAAATTATTCAAACTGGCTTCAGATATTTCTTTGAATATAAAAAAAATTGAAGTAAAAACAGGGATAAATGCCATGATAAAAGTCGCTACTGAATCCGGAGGTATAGGAGTATCATCTCCTAGAAGAGGAATAACCCCTCAGGAAGCAAATCTTATGAAAAAATTAGAAGGCAGGGAGGCAATTAGAACGCAAGCTTTAGTGATGGATGTTTTTGGACGTTGTTATGGCCAGGGAGGTATGGAGGTGCCTGTGTCATTACAAGCTGCTCTTTGCAACGCTGCTCTTGATAGCTTTGTTAAAAACTGTCCAAATAAATTTTATGTTGAGACTGAAAACTTAGAAGGAAACGAAGGCCTTATCTTGGGGACAGTTCTCGATATAAACAAAGTACCGGTTTCTTGTCTTGCCACTGTGAACGCAACAGCTGGTGGTATTGGTCCAAATGAAGATATGGAAGGAAATTCTCCGGTAGGAAACAAAGGAAAGTTAATGGAAAAATTAGGTCTAGGAATGCTCCCAAGTATAGTAGTAGAAGGCAAAACCTACACCCCGACTATCTCAAAAGAATTAGAAGAGTCTACCTTTTTGATCAGAGCTGATGATAGGGATGATAACCCAGTTGTAGGCGAAAGTATTAAAAAAGCTTGTCAGGAACTTGAATATCCTTGCATATATGACAAAAACTCAATGAAAAGAGTAGATGGTCAAATGAAAGAAAATAAGAAAAACTTAGCCAAAAGAATT
The Natranaerofaba carboxydovora genome window above contains:
- a CDS encoding ABC transporter permease, coding for MEVIYMMALRQMKLFYRSRPRVLGSIAQPTLFLLALGLGFGPVFEQAGDIDYIQYLTPGIIGMSLLFGSMMNGMSIIWDKKFGFLKETLVAPASRVGLLIGRCLGGAITAMLQGLIVFALSSIVMGYRLGHIGVVPLFIAVMLVIAMLFSLLGTVIAAKVDDMEAFPTVMNFLILPMFFLSGAIFPIENLPPFVATLTSFNPMTYGVNLLRATMNVEAGFLNLFDLFILLALITILLVIGRSVFKKIET
- a CDS encoding ABC transporter ATP-binding protein, with the protein product MENQNQVIEVNNLTKKFNGLTAVNDISFNVPEGDIFAFLGPNGAGKSTAIKILTTVLRPTSGEVKVNGYDIEKDEHKIREAIGVVFQEHTLDSELTAYENLYYHCVLYGVPKNERKDRIENMLNNVGLWDRKDSQIKTFSGGMKRRIEIIRGLLHFPKILILDEPTTGLDAQTRFFLWNHIEEVNKDYKITIFLTSHNLEEAEKVARNIAIIDNGKIFAEGTTDEIKQKTNTGSLERAFLEITGYELRY
- a CDS encoding aspartate ammonia-lyase translates to METEKEVEMRTEKDAFGEKKITSEAYYGIQTVRAKENFPITGHKINPELIKSLGMVKWASAKANMERGKLSKKLGQAIKQASKEMMSGKFDDQFIIDVIHGGAGTPVNMNANEIIANRALELIGEKKGSYNIISPNTHVNMSQSTNDVIPTAFNIALVNLGKKLIANLDDLHEALFDKEKEFDDVLKTGRTHLQDAVPIRLGQEFGAYTRFVSRDIRRIDKALKELKYINLGATAVGTGLNADLMYIEEARDQLNYISGWELEISEHLVDATQNMDDYVNLSGALKTCAVNLSKMCNDIRLMASGPKCGLMEIKLPAVQAGSSIMPGKVNPVIPEVINQISFQVIGNDQSISMAAEAGQLELNVMTSVLFHNLFESLESLTNGVEVLTEKCITKIKANKERCYELVERSIGIITALNPHIGYENASEVAFESLETGKGVREIVLEKGLLPEEKINKILHPQEMTEPGIAGDIDDDGTSNLYFGKK
- a CDS encoding SLC13 family permease; protein product: MLWAQLVMALTLILMISGKTPLYITAIVGATVSGIVAGFPITGDEGTTIVSMVNDGLNPVIADMAGVLLFIGIMEKAGFLDAIIKKIIYVGRKLGGGPGVCTAGGIAAGVIGALTGFTQPAITASVTGPAATKLGVDANKVAGVQAHAGHLGNFGGFTHPTQVAVIATAGIGFGMINLIGTLTALSVFAISYLRLKREEVSKRIELSKEKIDEIAASLEDSEVDSFGKAIFPFIVLVVGFAMGYPVFIVGILCSLLVAFLGGISLFDGEKAMLEGAKRVATPLVATIGFLFMSSVIENIGLPDLLSVWFDPVLSVAPIQTMFIVSALAGFVTQSKGASAAIVVPFLGIVLNTGVDPLTAAAAAAGPAALMQYFLTGGPVAALATAIPVVPGSELKPANKFQRPSILGGLAVLFVITLLMGIIL